TTTAAGCTGAGGGAATGCCGCTATTATAGCGTCATTGAAAAATATTGCGATGGTGCTTACCATGGTTTTCATAAAGATTCACCTTGAAATTAATGTCTAGAGCATGTACATTAGCATAATTAAAGTTTAAAGTTCCAATCATTTATTATTACTACGAGGTTATACTACGATGACAGAGTTTGTCATTACTAAAACGCTAAAGAAAGATTTTATCGAGCACTTAAAGTCTCAGAAAAATCCAGATCTTCTCAGCAACTATTTTTTCTTCATTGGGGATATGCTCGACATTCATCCTGTCATCTTCCCTAAGGAGAAGAAGATATATCGCAGTGTCGACGCTGTCATCAAGTCTTTGGACGACGAGAACAAACTATGCCATGAGACTGAGATCTTGATACATTATGGTCAAGAAGACGTCAATGACGAGACGACGACGATATATATATGCCCTTTTACTGGGAAGGTTTTCGGTGACAACACTAGTGTCAACCCTCAAGATGCTATATACGACTGGGTGTCTAAGTGTCCTGAGAACAAAGAGCGTATTGGCGGGTTACGTGTCAAGAGGTTCCTTTTCTCTGACGATCCTGAGCTCATCAAGAGTTATATTTCCGACAATGTAAAGACGGTAAAAAAGACGGTATATTCTTCTGTTGTCAGTGGCAAGTTATTCCATAATAAGAAAGCTGTCATTGCCGATTTCAAGAAAAACTACCTCAAAGACATTTCTTTAGAAGATGTACAGAGTCAAAAGCGCTTCGACATTGAAGAGTCTTTCCTTGAGATCCTTCAGGAGTACGTTGACGAAGACGCCATCACTGAGTTTGTCGAGGCTCTCGCCGAGCATGATG
The window above is part of the Waddliaceae bacterium genome. Proteins encoded here:
- a CDS encoding DUF2709 domain-containing protein codes for the protein MTEFVITKTLKKDFIEHLKSQKNPDLLSNYFFFIGDMLDIHPVIFPKEKKIYRSVDAVIKSLDDENKLCHETEILIHYGQEDVNDETTTIYICPFTGKVFGDNTSVNPQDAIYDWVSKCPENKERIGGLRVKRFLFSDDPELIKSYISDNVKTVKKTVYSSVVSGKLFHNKKAVIADFKKNYLKDISLEDVQSQKRFDIEESFLEILQEYVDEDAITEFVEALAEHDEFVPYVTQWAEVDEDEEEE